The following nucleotide sequence is from Candidatus Zixiibacteriota bacterium.
AGCCGACGATCCCGCGACTGAACTGATGCGCTGGCGATCGCACCCGGTCCGTCAGAGCGGCAAACGCCTGGGGGCTGTCTTGCTCGTCCTGATCGGTCTTCCGGCGGGCCTTTGGGCACTTTATGGCCCGTTCTATGGGCTCCTGGGCGTTCTGATCCTGTCGGGAGCGCTCTCGCCGTACTTTCTTCCGACCGACTACGCACTGTACGCCGGCGGCGGCGAATCGCGATTCATCGGGGTCACCCGGCGGTTCACATGGTCGCAATACCGCACGTTCTATCCTGATTCCCATGGCGTGCTGTTGTCACCATTTGCGAAGCCGTCGCGGCTGGAGAACTTCCGCGGCATTTACCTGCGGTTTGATGGCCGGCGCGAACAGATACTCAACATTGTATCCGAGTGTCTGAGAGAGTCCGGGGGGCAAACCCTCACTTCCGGGACGGCAACGAGAGTATGAAGAACTTCCGAGAATGGTTTGAGTCGCGCAATCCGCGCCCGACCGAAACGCCGCTCTCCGCCGAGGAAGACCAACTGATGACGCGGCTGGCGGACAAGGTCGTGCAATGGAAGATGACCGTACCGGCGATCCTCTTTTTGGAATCGGTCAAGCCATTGAACTACGTCGGCGCCCAGGCATTGGTATTCTTCGAGCCGTTCGTGCAGACCATCTTCAATTTCAAAGAGTACGATACGTTTCGGATCATGATGGAGCGGCGGGAAAACATGGAACGGCTTTTGCAGCGCATCGAGCAGGTCGACGCGGAGGCGCTCGAACGTGAGCGCGCCGCGCGCCGCGTGCGCCGCCGGTCGGGTCGGTCATGGTGGAAGCCATTCGGAAAGGGCAGTCGCGACACCACAGGATCCGGCGAAGCGCCTTAGCCGGGGCTGATTGTGCCGGCCGCGCTGTTGATTTCGCGAGAACAGTCACTATATTGCCGCGTTTCGGGAACCAACCCAGACAAACAGACGGGAGATGGCAGACGATGATCATTGGCAGGGAGTTGTTTCTCACCAAGGGTGTCGGACGCCACCGCGAACGGCTCTCCAGCTTCGAACTGGCATTGCGCGATGCCGGCATTGCACACTACAACCTTGTGACGGTGTCGTCCATTTTCCCGCCGCACTGCCGGATCATCACGCGCGCCGCCGGACTGAAAAAGATGACCCCCGGACAGATCGCGTTCGTCGTGATGAGCCGCAATGACACCAATGAACCCTCGCGGCTGATCTCCTGCGCCGTCGGGCTGGCGCTGCCCAAAGACCCCGACCAGGTGGGCTACCTGACCGAACATCACGACTATGGCATGACCGAGCGTCGTGCAGGTGACTATTCCGAAGATCTGGCGGCCACGATGTTGGCCACATCGTTGGGTGTCGAGATCGACCTGGACAAAAGCTGGGACGAACGAAAAGAACAGTGGCGCATTTCCGGCCAGATTTACAAGACGCGCAACGTCACCCAGTCGGCCAACGGAGACAAGAACGGTCAGTGGACATCGGTCGTCAGCGCGGCCGTATTCATCACCGACTGATCAGCCGATAGAGCCATGAACAGCCGTCCCAATCGGGTGGGGCGGCTGTTATCATAAAGTGAGCGCAGCAGGGATCGCATGAGCGTTCCGACACCGATCGATCGCGACAGGCATCAACGCGGCTGCAATTTCCTCGGATTGACCGAGGACGAGGCCGACTACCAGTCGGCGCGCCTCGTGATCGTCCCGGTCGCCTACGATGCGACCACGTCCTACAAATCCGGCGCCAGGTACGGACCGGGCGCGATCATCGCCGCCTCGCGTGAAGTCGAGACGTTTAATCCCGAGTCGCAGCGCGAACTGGCAACGGCCGGCATCGCCACCTGGCCGGTGGTCGAAGCCGAGGCGGATGGGCCCGCGCAAATGGTCGCCACGGTTGAACACGTGATCGCCGAACAGATTGCCGCCGGGAAATACTGTGCCATGCTCGGCGGCGAACATTCGATCACCGAAGGGGCCGTCAGGGCGCATCAGCGCAAGTGGCGCGACCTGACGGTCTTGCAAATCGATGCCCACGCCGATATGCGTGATGCTTATCAGGGCTCGAAGCATTCCCATGCCAGCGTTATGCGCCGCGTGCGTGAGATTTGCCCCGCGGTCTCGGTGGGCGTCCGCAGCACCTCGGAAGAATGCCGTGACTGGACCGAACGTGGTTCGGCTTGGCTTACCACAAGCGGCTCGCTGCCCGTGTACTGGGCCATTGACATCGTCGGTCGCAACGATTGGCACGATGCCGCCATCGCCGATCTCTCGGAGCATGTATACATCACCTTCGATCTCGACGGCCTCGATCCCGCCATCATGCCCGCGGTCGGAACGCCGGAACCGGGCGGCCTGGGCTGGTATGAGACGATCGACTTTCTGCGAAAAGTCTTTGCGCAACGGCACGTTGTCGGCTTTGACGTGGTCGAGTTGTGCCCGATTCCCGGCTTGCACCATGCCGATTTCACCGCCGCGCGACTGACCGCGGCCATGGTGGGGATGGCGGTGCCGAAACTCTGAGAATTGCTCGGATTAATCAGAATCGGCGTCCCACGCTTGACCTGTGGCGCCCGGAGGACTATGCTGGCACTACTTTGGTCGTCTCACAAGGGAGAGGTTGGACAGATGAAAATCTACGTAGGCGGTCTGTCGCCGGAAGTCACAGACGAACAATTGCAGCAGGCGTTCGCCGCCTTCGGCAAAGTTGAGACAGCGAACGTCATCATGGACCGCTTCAGCGGTTCGCCCCGCGGGTTCGGATTTGTCGAGATGCCTGCCAAAAGCGAGGCGATCGCAGCCATCAGCGGGCTGAACGGCCAGGATTTGATGGGCAGCACGCTGGTTGTCAACGAAGCGCGTCCCCAGGAGTCGCGCCCGCGCGGCGGCGGAGGACGTGGCGGTCCGCAGGGGCGTCGCGGAGGTGATCGCGACCGCGACCGTCGTCCCCGGGGCGGATCGAGGTATTAGCCAAAGGAAATCCCCCGGCGGGATCGAATCTCACCGGGGGATGTCTTGCCTGAGTGGTCGAAGTTAGATCTTCTGCACGTTGGCGGCCTGTGGTCCTTTGGGACCTTGTGTGACATCATACTTCACACGGTCTGACTCCTGCAGGCTGCGGAATCCCTCCGCCTGAATCGCCTCGTGATGCACGAAGACATCCTTGCTGCCGTCCGCCGGAGTGATAAAACCGTACCCCTTGGCGTCGTTGAACCACTTCACTGTTCCTTCTGGCATCTTACACTTCCTTTGCGTCTTGGGAACGAAACGGCGTTCCCGTCCGTTGGCCAACGTGGCCGTTGAAACCTGTGAGTCTTTTCTGAGATTGCCGTGCGATACAGCACTGTGCGGTCACTCTAAGAGAAGTCAAAGGCTTCGCCTTACAACACGGCCAATATACGCTCGTCGACGCCGTTGCGGAAGAATAATTTATTTCGAAAAGGGGGGCAGCGGGTTGGGCAGGCGGGAGTGCTCCCACAGCAAGCCGGGACTCAGTCCTTTCCGATCTTGTGCACTCACCCGCGAACTCACCCCCCACCGCCTGGGCGGGCCACCAGCGCCCATAACAAGCGGCCGAATCCACAGATAGAACCCGCCTGCCATCCCGCCGATTGCCGAATCGGCGCTGCCTTGTATATTAGTCGGGTACCCACCCCCTGTTTTCAGGGGTGGGATTTTCGCGTTTGCGGCCATTTGCGGGCCGAGCAGTCCTATGCCCACACTCACCAAGGCCACGTCGCAGTCAGCGGCCAAGGCGCGTTTTAGCCGGGGGCGCGGGCCGTTCGATGACTTGATGGCGGCGGTGCGTCGATTGCCCGGATACACTCGTCTGGTCGAGTCACTCGGAGGCGATCAACCGGCCCCGGTCGACATCACCGGGACAGTCGGGTCGTTGGCGGCGACCCTGGCGGCACTGGCATATCAAGAGCAGACTCGCCCGACGCTGATCTTAGTCGATGACCCCGAACGCGCGGGGCAATGGCACGACGACCTGACATCGCTCTTAGGCGAGGAGCTTGTCGCCCGTTTCCCGTCGTGGGAGACGCTCCCTTACGAATTCCGTACACCCGGCCCCGAATCGACCGGACGCCGTTTGCAGACTCTTTGGCGCTGCCTCGAATCGCCGCCGCCGGTGGTGGTGGCGCATCTGCGCGCCGCGCTGGAACCGACCCTGTCGCCCGGTGATTTGAAGTCGCGCATTGTCCGCGTGCGCGTCGGCGAAGAGCCGGGGATGGAGTCGATTCTCTCGCGGCTGGTCGCGCTGGGGTATCGCCGCTGCGATGTCGTCGAGGAGGCCGGAGCATTCGCTGCGCGCGGCGGCATCATCGATTTCTTCACCTTCTCAGAATCCGAACCGGTGCGCATTGAGTTTTTCGGAGATGCCATCGAGTCGATCCGCACGTTTTCGGTCTCGACACAGCGCACGACCGAGCGTCGCAACGAATGCACGGTGCTGCCCGGACGCGAAGCGCTCGGCTCCGGCCCGATCTGGGATGAAGGACGCGAGTTGACCGATCTGGATGCGCGACTCTTGGAACGGTTGGAATCTGATCCTGAACGTCCCGGGCTCGAATGGCTTGCGGGCGCATTGGGGCAGGAGCGCGGACGGCTCTTTGATTACTTCGGCGATGGTGCTGTCCTATGGGCGGATGACCCGTCACGCCTACAGGATACTTATGACAAGCTCATCGAGGAAGCGGGGCGATTCCACGAACGACTGAGCGCGACATTCCCGGAGGTTCCGACCCCGACACAACTTTATGGCTCCGACGACATTCTGAAACCGGCGGGCCGATTCCGCTTCACGGTCACGATGCGCGATTTCCGACGCGGCCCCGACGGCGCCATCGAGTTCGATGCGGTCGGGCCGCCGTCGGTCAATGGCCGGATCGAATTGCTCAGCCGCGAACTCGATCAGTTCGCCGCGCAGGCAAGCGACGTCGTCATCGGCTGCGACAATCGTGGGCAGGCCGACCGCCTGACGGAACTGCTCGAAGATCGGCACACTCATGTGTCGTGCGTCTATCCCGCGCTGCACCGGGGATTCGTGTTGCCGTCGGCACCGTTTGCGTACCTGACCGAGCACGAAATCTTCAATCGTCACAAGAGCCGTTCGCGCCTTCGGCGCTTTCAGGAGGGGTTGGCGCTCTCCAGCTACACGCAGTTGAAGAAGGGCGACTATGTGGTCCACGTCGACCACGGCATCGGACGGTTTCGCGGTCTGGAGTCGATCACCGTCTCGGGGCAGCGCCACGACTGTCTGTTGCTTCACTACCAGGGTGCGGACAAGCTCTTCGTCCCGGTCGAAGAGTTTGACCGTGTCCAGAAGTATTCAGGCAAAGACAGCCGTCCGTCGGTCGCCCGTCTGGGTGGGACTGCCTGGGAACGGACCAAGAACCGTGCCAAGAAGGCGCTATTGGAGATGGCTGAAGAGCTGGTCGCGCTGTATGCCGCGCGCAAGGCACTTCCCGCAATCGCGTACTCGGCGCCCGGAGAGTGGATGCAGCAGTTGGAAGATTCTTTCCCTTACGATGAGACCCCGGACCAGGCGGCCGCCATTCGCGAAGTGGGCAAGGATATGGGGGATTCGGCGCCGATGGATCGTCTCGTCTGCGGCGATGTCGGTTACGGCAAGACCGAAGTCGCGATCCGCGCCGCCTTCCGTGCGATTTGCGATCACAAGCAGGTGTGCGTGCTGGTCCCGACGACGATTCTCGCGCAGCAGCACCTGACGACCTTTCGTGACCGATTGGCCGAATTCCCGGCACGGATCGAAACGCTCTCGCGGTTTCGTTCGCGCAGGGAGCAGCTCGAAGTCGTCGATTCACTGGCGCGCGGCAAAGTCGACATCGTCATCGGCACGCATCGCTTATTGCAAAAGGACATCCGCTTTGCCGATCTGGGGCTGCTCATCATCGATGAAGAGCATCGCTTCGGTGTTCGGCACAAGGAACGCATGCGCCAGATGAAGCAGACGGTCGACACGCTGGCGCTGTCGGCGACGCCGATTCCGCGCACGCTGCAGATGTCGCTTCTGGGCGCGCGAGACCTGTCGATGATCAACACCTCGCCGCGCGACCGCCTGCCGGTGCGGACCGAGGTCCGTCCGTTCGGACCCGATGTCGTGACCGAGGCGGTGCTGCGGGAATTGGACCGTGGCGGGCAGGTCTACTTCGTCCACAACCGCATCCAGTCCATCGCCGCGATGGCCGACTACTTGCAGCGGCTGATGCCGTCCGTACGCATCGGAGTCGCTCATGGGCAGATGCCGGAACGGCAGTTGGAATCGGTGATGGTCCGATTCTATCATCAGGAGTTCGACATGCTGCTGTCGACCGCGATCATCGAATCCGGCCTGGACCTGCCGTCGGTCAACACGATCGTCATCCATCGGGCCGATCACTTCGGCCTGGCGCAGTTGTACCAATTGCGCGGACGGGTCGGTCGGGCCGCCCGGCAGGCGTATGCCTATCTTCTTATTCCTCCAACCTCACCGCTCACTTCGACGGCAAAGTCTCGTCTGCAGGCGATCGAAGAGCACACGGCCCTGGGATCGGGATTCCATTTGGCGATGCGCGACCTGGAAATTCGCGGCGCGGGCAATCTCCTCGGCCCGCAACAGCACGGGTTCATCGAGGAAGTGGGGTTCGATCTGTACTGCCGACTGCTCGATGAAGCCGTCGCCGAAGTCCGGGGAAGCCCGTCGCCGGTTCTGTCCGGATCGCCGATCCAGATCGAGGTGGCGGGCGAGCGGTTTTTGCCGGACGATTATGTTCCCGACAACCAGCAGCGCTTTGAGATGTACAAACGAATGGCCGAGTTGGCCGATCCCGATGCCGTGGATGAGTTGTTGCTGGAGATGACCGATCGCTTCGGAGCCCCGCCGCCGCCGGCGCGCCGTCTGGCGGAGTTGGCGCGCGCACGGGTCTGGGCACGGCGAGCGGGGTTGGCCCGCGCATTGGCCTCCCGCAATGAATGGAAGCTGGTGTTTCCGCCGGAGCGTGTGGTCAAGCGGCGCGATGTCGAACGCTGGCGCGCGGCGATTCAAGGCCACGTCTCGTTTGATGCCGGCCCCCCATTCTGCCTCAGCGTCAGGGCCCCCTTGGGGGCGTCGGCCGATCTGGAGGGGCTGGTCGAACTGCTGCGGCGTTTGGATGGTATCGATTCGCCCTGAGCGCGCGTTGACGGCGGGCTTTGCGAGGGCATCATGATTGCATAAATTGGAAGTCTTGGCCCACTGGTGCACGGGACGTATGACAGCATGAACAATGGGGATTCGATGACCAACTGTACGCGATTTGTCCTCACCATCTTGTCAATGGCGGTTTCGTTGTCGGTCGGCGGATGCAGTCGGACCGAACGCACCGGCGACCTGATCGTCGCGCAAGTTGGCGAACACACAATCCCGCTGCGCGACATCACCGACTACATTGCCAGCATGCGTGTCGACTATCCCTCCGCAGAGGCAGAGTTGGCGGCGCGTGAGAAATACCTCGACCGGCTGATCGAAAAGCGCCTGCTGATCATCGGCGGCTACGGACGGGCGCTGGATGCCGACATCGGATTGCTGGAAAAGGTGGAGGCCGAGAAAGACAAGCTGTTGTTCGATGAACTGTACCGCACTCAAGTCCTTGATCAGTTGAGCGTGACCGAAGCAGAGGTGAAGGACGCCTACGAGCACTATTTCGACCGCGTTCAGTTTCGTCACATTCTGATCGAATCCGCAGCGCTGGGCGATTCGGTCATGGAGCAATTGCGAAACGGCGCCGATTTCGGGGACATGGCGGAGCGTTTCTCGTTCGATGAACAGACGCGATTTCGCGGCGGCGAGATGGGGCGCGACTTCGAGTGGGGTGAGTTTCCCGAACCCCTGAATGCCGCGTTATTCGAATCTTCCGTCGGAGAAAACGTCGGACCGATCGAAACCGATTTCGGATGGCACATCTTTCAGGTCACCGGCAAACGGGAGCTCGAAAGGCAGGAGTTCGCGACGCTGCGGCCGTTTCTGGAAACACGGCTCAAGCGTCGCAAGGAGAACGCCCGGCGCAAGGAGCACTTAGTCGAAATACAGCTTCGCAACAGTATCGAGTATGCCCCGTCCACGTTGGCCGATTGGCGTGGTCGGCTGCAGGCCATTGCCGACACGGCGGATTTGCTGCCGGGCACGCGGCCGACCGTCAATCCCAGTGCGCTCTCGCCCGATGATGCCGCGCGTGTCATGTACCGGTTCGGTGCCGGGTTGGAGGTCCACTTCGGAGAATTCTGCGCCGCCTTGTCGCAACGTTCCCCCTATGAGCAACCCGATCCCGCCGACACGCTCGAACTGCAACTCTTCGCGTTCAATCACTCGCTCTATGACATCCTGCGTGACGAGGCCATGCGGCTCAAACTCGACGAATCGGACATCTATAAGGAGCGGGTCCGCGAATATCACGAAACGCTGATGGCCGACATCATGCGCGGAGAAATCCTTCCACGGGGTATTGCCGTCACCGAAGAGGATTTGCGCCGGATATACGAGGCACAGCCCGATTCCTTCGTCCAGGGCCCGCAGTTTCATGTGCGCGAGCTGCTGGTCTTCGATTCGGTCGAAGCGCGACAATTGATGGAACAAGTGCGCACAGGGAGTTCGTTGGAGGAGTTGGCCCGACGATACACTCAGCGTACCGGCATGCAGTCAAAAGGCGGCGACTTGGGCTGGCTCAGCGAGGGCATGTACGACGACATCTATGCGAGCGCCGCCCAAATGGAAATCGGTGAAGTGCGACGGTCCGACGGGACCGGTCAGTATTCGATCATTCAACTACTCGCTCGGCGCCCGGGACGGCAACTGGCCTACGAAGAAATCGAGGCGGAACTCTTCAATGTCGTTCAGCGTCAGCGGACCGATTCGGTCATCTCAACATACCTTGATTCGATACGCACAATGAACACCGTGGTCATTCATGACGATGTGCTCCGAGTCGGTCTGGGAGAACGGCCACTCAGCACGGAGCAGCCCGGATCATAACCCCAAGCGCAGGCGAGTGAACTCACGCATGAGACGAAAACTCAGCCGTTTCCGGAATTGGTTGTGTCTGCTCGTGATCGCGCAGATTGCGATCGCCAATGGACAGGACGTTGTCGAAGAACCGATCGCGATCGTGGCCGATCGGGTGATCCTGCGCTCCGAATGGGAAACCCAGTTGTCGTTGCACAGCATGCAGGCGAACGTCGATGCCAACGACCCGCTCGTGCGCGACACCCTGGGACAGGTCATTCTGGATCAGATGATCAACGATCAGCTCATCTTGTTGGTGGCTGAACAGGACTCCACTCTGATGGTGTCGCCCAAGGAACTCGATGAGGCGGTCGAAGAGCACATTCTGTCGCTGCGCCGGCGCTATCCAACCGACGATCAGTTCCATCGTGACTTGGCTCAAGAGGGGCTGACCGAACGTGACCTGCGTGTGCGCTTTCGGCAGGATATCAATAACCAACTGCTCAAACAAAAACTGATGCAGCGCAAGCTTTCCGACGTGGCGGTCTCGCACGGTGAAGTCCGCGAGTTTTACAGCCACTACAGCGACTCGCTCCCGGTCCGCCCGGCCGGAATCAAGCTGGCACACATTCTCTTGCCGGTCGACGTGTCCGAATCGGTCGTCGACGCCACGCGCGAGCGGCTCACGCGCATTCTTGGGGAGATCCGCGATGGGTTGGACTTCGGCGAGGCCGCGCGCAAGTACTCCGCCGATGCCAGCGCGCCCAACGGCGGCGATCTCGGGTGGTTTGGCAAAGGGGAGATGGTCGCCGAGTTCGAACAGGCCGCGTTTGCCTTGACGCCCGGACAAACGTCCGGTGTGCTTCGCACTCCGTTCGGGTGGCACCTGATCCAATGCATTGAACGCACGGCCGAACGGGTCCATGCGCGGCACGTCATCCTGACCCTGGAGCCGACCGGCGCCGACTCGGCGGCTGTGAGGGCGCGCGCCGATTCCGCCGCCGCGCTCTCTCTCTCCGGCGAGGACTTCTGCCTGCTCGCACAGGAGTATTCCAAAGACGAGGAGACGCGAAAGAATTGCGGTGAGCTGGGCTGGTATCCGATCGAAGAGATGTTTGAGGAATTCAAGACCGTACTGGCGGATGCGGGCAACGGTGCGATCGCCGGGCCGGTGATGACCAAGTATGGATGGCATGTCCTGCGCGTGCTGGATCGACGCCCCGCGCACCGTCTGAATCTGACCGACGACTGGGACGCGATCAAACAGATCGCGCGCCAGGACAAGACCAATCGCGTCCTGACCGATTGGATTGCCGAAGTTCGCGAAGACACCTATGTCGACATCCGACCGCTGTCGGCACGACGTACGCTGACCCCATCATCACCCTGAATTGTGCGTCGCAATGAGCGCCTTGATGAACGGCCCCGAGCATTTCTCCACAGAATGTCCGATCGGCGTGCGAATCTGCGCCCGTTTGACGCGGCCATAATCTGACATGAGCGGATTCGATACATCGCGACCGATTGAGCGGGCGATCATCGTCGGGTTTGGCCGCAACGGTTCATCGCGACATGCGATGGAGCAGTCGATGGCCGAGTTGGAGCGCCTGGTGGAATCGGCCGGCGGACGGACCGTGGGGAGCGTAAGCCAAGTGGGACGGCCGCACCCGGCGCACCTGGTCGGCACGGGCAAGCTCGCGGAAATCGGGCAATTGGCCAATTCCGCCAATGCCGACCTCGTTGTATTCGATGAGGAGCTCTCGCCGTCGCAGGTTGTCAATGTCGAGCAGCGCCTCCGACGAAAGATCGTCGATCGCTCGATGCTGATTCTGGCGATCTTCGCGCGCCACGCCCACACGAAAGAAGCCAAGACGCAGGTCGAATTGGCACAGTACGAGTATCTTTATCCGCGCCTGGCCGGGCAGTGGACTCACATGACCCGACATTGG
It contains:
- a CDS encoding arginine decarboxylase, pyruvoyl-dependent, producing MIIGRELFLTKGVGRHRERLSSFELALRDAGIAHYNLVTVSSIFPPHCRIITRAAGLKKMTPGQIAFVVMSRNDTNEPSRLISCAVGLALPKDPDQVGYLTEHHDYGMTERRAGDYSEDLAATMLATSLGVEIDLDKSWDERKEQWRISGQIYKTRNVTQSANGDKNGQWTSVVSAAVFITD
- a CDS encoding peptidylprolyl isomerase — encoded protein: MTNCTRFVLTILSMAVSLSVGGCSRTERTGDLIVAQVGEHTIPLRDITDYIASMRVDYPSAEAELAAREKYLDRLIEKRLLIIGGYGRALDADIGLLEKVEAEKDKLLFDELYRTQVLDQLSVTEAEVKDAYEHYFDRVQFRHILIESAALGDSVMEQLRNGADFGDMAERFSFDEQTRFRGGEMGRDFEWGEFPEPLNAALFESSVGENVGPIETDFGWHIFQVTGKRELERQEFATLRPFLETRLKRRKENARRKEHLVEIQLRNSIEYAPSTLADWRGRLQAIADTADLLPGTRPTVNPSALSPDDAARVMYRFGAGLEVHFGEFCAALSQRSPYEQPDPADTLELQLFAFNHSLYDILRDEAMRLKLDESDIYKERVREYHETLMADIMRGEILPRGIAVTEEDLRRIYEAQPDSFVQGPQFHVRELLVFDSVEARQLMEQVRTGSSLEELARRYTQRTGMQSKGGDLGWLSEGMYDDIYASAAQMEIGEVRRSDGTGQYSIIQLLARRPGRQLAYEEIEAELFNVVQRQRTDSVISTYLDSIRTMNTVVIHDDVLRVGLGERPLSTEQPGS
- a CDS encoding peptidylprolyl isomerase — encoded protein: MRRKLSRFRNWLCLLVIAQIAIANGQDVVEEPIAIVADRVILRSEWETQLSLHSMQANVDANDPLVRDTLGQVILDQMINDQLILLVAEQDSTLMVSPKELDEAVEEHILSLRRRYPTDDQFHRDLAQEGLTERDLRVRFRQDINNQLLKQKLMQRKLSDVAVSHGEVREFYSHYSDSLPVRPAGIKLAHILLPVDVSESVVDATRERLTRILGEIRDGLDFGEAARKYSADASAPNGGDLGWFGKGEMVAEFEQAAFALTPGQTSGVLRTPFGWHLIQCIERTAERVHARHVILTLEPTGADSAAVRARADSAAALSLSGEDFCLLAQEYSKDEETRKNCGELGWYPIEEMFEEFKTVLADAGNGAIAGPVMTKYGWHVLRVLDRRPAHRLNLTDDWDAIKQIARQDKTNRVLTDWIAEVREDTYVDIRPLSARRTLTPSSP
- the mfd gene encoding transcription-repair coupling factor is translated as MPTLTKATSQSAAKARFSRGRGPFDDLMAAVRRLPGYTRLVESLGGDQPAPVDITGTVGSLAATLAALAYQEQTRPTLILVDDPERAGQWHDDLTSLLGEELVARFPSWETLPYEFRTPGPESTGRRLQTLWRCLESPPPVVVAHLRAALEPTLSPGDLKSRIVRVRVGEEPGMESILSRLVALGYRRCDVVEEAGAFAARGGIIDFFTFSESEPVRIEFFGDAIESIRTFSVSTQRTTERRNECTVLPGREALGSGPIWDEGRELTDLDARLLERLESDPERPGLEWLAGALGQERGRLFDYFGDGAVLWADDPSRLQDTYDKLIEEAGRFHERLSATFPEVPTPTQLYGSDDILKPAGRFRFTVTMRDFRRGPDGAIEFDAVGPPSVNGRIELLSRELDQFAAQASDVVIGCDNRGQADRLTELLEDRHTHVSCVYPALHRGFVLPSAPFAYLTEHEIFNRHKSRSRLRRFQEGLALSSYTQLKKGDYVVHVDHGIGRFRGLESITVSGQRHDCLLLHYQGADKLFVPVEEFDRVQKYSGKDSRPSVARLGGTAWERTKNRAKKALLEMAEELVALYAARKALPAIAYSAPGEWMQQLEDSFPYDETPDQAAAIREVGKDMGDSAPMDRLVCGDVGYGKTEVAIRAAFRAICDHKQVCVLVPTTILAQQHLTTFRDRLAEFPARIETLSRFRSRREQLEVVDSLARGKVDIVIGTHRLLQKDIRFADLGLLIIDEEHRFGVRHKERMRQMKQTVDTLALSATPIPRTLQMSLLGARDLSMINTSPRDRLPVRTEVRPFGPDVVTEAVLRELDRGGQVYFVHNRIQSIAAMADYLQRLMPSVRIGVAHGQMPERQLESVMVRFYHQEFDMLLSTAIIESGLDLPSVNTIVIHRADHFGLAQLYQLRGRVGRAARQAYAYLLIPPTSPLTSTAKSRLQAIEEHTALGSGFHLAMRDLEIRGAGNLLGPQQHGFIEEVGFDLYCRLLDEAVAEVRGSPSPVLSGSPIQIEVAGERFLPDDYVPDNQQRFEMYKRMAELADPDAVDELLLEMTDRFGAPPPPARRLAELARARVWARRAGLARALASRNEWKLVFPPERVVKRRDVERWRAAIQGHVSFDAGPPFCLSVRAPLGASADLEGLVELLRRLDGIDSP
- the speB gene encoding agmatinase translates to MSVPTPIDRDRHQRGCNFLGLTEDEADYQSARLVIVPVAYDATTSYKSGARYGPGAIIAASREVETFNPESQRELATAGIATWPVVEAEADGPAQMVATVEHVIAEQIAAGKYCAMLGGEHSITEGAVRAHQRKWRDLTVLQIDAHADMRDAYQGSKHSHASVMRRVREICPAVSVGVRSTSEECRDWTERGSAWLTTSGSLPVYWAIDIVGRNDWHDAAIADLSEHVYITFDLDGLDPAIMPAVGTPEPGGLGWYETIDFLRKVFAQRHVVGFDVVELCPIPGLHHADFTAARLTAAMVGMAVPKL
- a CDS encoding cold shock domain-containing protein is translated as MPEGTVKWFNDAKGYGFITPADGSKDVFVHHEAIQAEGFRSLQESDRVKYDVTQGPKGPQAANVQKI
- a CDS encoding RNA-binding protein codes for the protein MKIYVGGLSPEVTDEQLQQAFAAFGKVETANVIMDRFSGSPRGFGFVEMPAKSEAIAAISGLNGQDLMGSTLVVNEARPQESRPRGGGGRGGPQGRRGGDRDRDRRPRGGSRY